One Gemmatimonadota bacterium genomic region harbors:
- a CDS encoding cysteine desulfurase-like protein: protein MLTTAQIRAHFPALARQHNGLPVAYFDGPGGTQVPTNVGEAMLDYLYHHNANTHWAYPSSVETDALLASARQAAADFVNAAPGEVVFGNNMTTITFHVSRALGRGWGAGDEVVVTELDHHANQAPWQALARERGITVRVARMHADTGTLDWAHLESLVNPRTRLLAIGAASNALGTINDIPRATALARHVGALTFVDAVHFAAHGVVDVRAWDCDFLACSSYKFYGPHAGILYGRASLLQSLDVPKLIPAPDEAPERLETGTQNHEGIVGIGAAIDFIAAVGDGASRRERLVSAMTELHRRGDALIDRLWRGLAAVPGVTLYGQVPGTGPRTPTLSFVKEGVHPTDLARKLVTRGLFLSDGDFYATTVIERLGCSETGVVRAGCACYTTEDEVDRLIDAVRTV from the coding sequence GTGCTCACCACCGCCCAGATCCGCGCCCACTTTCCCGCACTTGCCCGCCAGCACAACGGGCTCCCGGTCGCCTACTTCGATGGCCCAGGGGGTACACAGGTGCCCACGAATGTCGGCGAGGCGATGCTCGACTATCTGTATCACCACAACGCCAACACCCATTGGGCGTATCCGAGCAGCGTGGAGACGGATGCGCTGTTGGCGTCGGCGCGCCAGGCCGCAGCGGACTTCGTCAATGCCGCGCCGGGCGAAGTCGTCTTTGGCAACAACATGACCACGATCACCTTCCATGTCTCGCGTGCCCTGGGGCGTGGGTGGGGCGCTGGCGACGAGGTGGTCGTGACCGAACTCGACCACCACGCCAACCAGGCGCCCTGGCAGGCGCTCGCTCGTGAGCGCGGGATCACGGTCCGCGTCGCCCGCATGCACGCGGACACCGGAACCCTCGACTGGGCGCATCTCGAATCCCTGGTGAACCCGCGCACCCGTCTCCTGGCGATCGGTGCGGCGTCGAACGCGTTAGGCACGATCAACGACATCCCGCGGGCAACCGCGTTGGCGCGCCACGTGGGTGCGCTCACGTTCGTCGATGCGGTGCACTTCGCGGCGCATGGCGTCGTTGACGTCCGCGCCTGGGACTGCGACTTCCTCGCCTGTTCGTCGTACAAGTTCTACGGTCCGCATGCTGGGATCCTCTACGGCCGCGCGTCCCTGCTGCAATCGCTGGACGTCCCCAAGCTCATCCCGGCACCCGACGAGGCGCCGGAACGCCTGGAGACGGGGACGCAGAACCACGAAGGGATCGTCGGCATCGGCGCCGCCATCGATTTCATCGCCGCCGTGGGAGACGGCGCCTCGCGGCGCGAGCGACTTGTCTCCGCCATGACGGAGCTCCATCGGCGCGGTGATGCACTCATCGATCGCTTGTGGCGGGGGCTCGCCGCCGTGCCGGGCGTTACCCTGTACGGCCAAGTACCTGGGACGGGACCACGAACACCCACCTTGTCGTTCGTGAAAGAGGGCGTGCATCCCACAGACCTGGCCCGGAAGCTCGTCACGCGAGGACTTTTCCTCTCGGACGGCGATTTTTACGCGACCACGGTGATCGAGCGTCTGGGCTGCTCCGAGACCGGGGTCGTGCGCGCCGGCTGCGCGTGTTACACCACGGAGGACGAGGTCGACCGCCTGATTGACGCCGTGCGCACGGTGTAG
- a CDS encoding SDR family oxidoreductase, whose amino-acid sequence MDLGLTHKVALVTGASSGLGLAIARELAHEGARVAMVARRAELLTTEAASINKVGRGQAVAVAGDVSNRDEIVRVVHEVERSMGSVDILVANAGGPPSTTFDSTSDDQYLAAINLNLLSSIRLAHACVPGMRSRKWGRVLFLTSMAAKQPVPGLLLSNTARSGLLGFAKTLASEVAKDGVLVNTVMPGHFDTDRAIELARMRSEREGKPIEDVLKARTAGIPLGRSGDPREFAAMVAFLASERASFVTGAAIQVDGGQIGGLV is encoded by the coding sequence ATGGATCTCGGACTTACGCACAAGGTCGCCCTCGTCACGGGGGCATCGTCAGGACTCGGCCTCGCGATCGCCCGCGAGCTCGCCCACGAGGGCGCTCGCGTCGCGATGGTCGCCCGCCGCGCGGAACTCCTTACCACCGAGGCAGCATCGATCAACAAGGTCGGCCGCGGCCAGGCAGTTGCCGTGGCGGGAGACGTCTCCAATCGCGACGAGATCGTGCGAGTAGTCCACGAGGTCGAACGGTCGATGGGGTCGGTCGACATCCTCGTGGCGAATGCGGGCGGCCCCCCATCCACGACGTTCGACAGCACCTCGGACGATCAATACCTCGCTGCGATCAACCTGAACTTGCTGAGCTCCATTCGCCTGGCCCACGCGTGCGTGCCCGGGATGCGGTCGCGCAAATGGGGTCGCGTCTTGTTCCTGACCTCGATGGCGGCCAAACAGCCGGTACCCGGGCTCCTACTCTCCAACACGGCGCGCTCAGGGCTCCTCGGCTTCGCCAAGACCCTCGCCAGCGAGGTGGCGAAGGATGGGGTGCTGGTGAACACGGTCATGCCCGGTCATTTCGACACCGACCGTGCCATCGAACTCGCGCGCATGCGCTCCGAACGCGAGGGGAAGCCGATCGAGGACGTGCTCAAGGCGCGGACCGCGGGGATTCCGCTCGGACGGTCAGGCGACCCCAGGGAGTTCGCCGCGATGGTCGCATTCCTTGCGAGCGAGCGGGCGAGCTTCGTGACGGGCGCGGCCATCCAGGTGGACGGGGGACAGATCGGCGGGCTGGTCTGA
- a CDS encoding DUF2203 domain-containing protein: MTSRFSLDLANRMLPLVSRIVGDILDHYRQWQQAVEAFEVATANARVDRPSPEAEAHQRRAQVLATDIQGFQSELANLGVEFKGFELGLVDFPGEIDGHPVMWCWKFGETAVQHWHEVDAGFAGRQPVETLLASNAPPEREP, encoded by the coding sequence ATGACGTCCCGTTTCTCGCTCGACCTCGCGAACCGAATGCTCCCCCTGGTGAGCCGGATCGTCGGTGATATTCTGGACCACTATCGACAGTGGCAGCAGGCCGTCGAGGCGTTTGAGGTGGCGACTGCGAATGCACGCGTCGACCGACCGTCGCCGGAAGCGGAGGCGCACCAGCGCCGGGCACAGGTCCTCGCTACCGACATCCAGGGGTTCCAGTCCGAACTCGCCAACCTCGGCGTGGAGTTCAAGGGGTTCGAGCTGGGCTTGGTCGATTTCCCTGGCGAAATCGACGGTCATCCGGTGATGTGGTGCTGGAAATTCGGTGAGACGGCGGTACAGCACTGGCACGAAGTGGACGCGGGGTTCGCCGGGCGCCAGCCGGTGGAGACCCTCCTCGCGTCGAACGCTCCTCCCGAACGCGAGCCATGA
- a CDS encoding acyl-CoA thioesterase, with translation MSSPTATRTPRDSEAIVADLMMPHQANGLKQPSVFGGIIMGMVDRCAALAAMRHSGGQVTTLSIDRILFKEPIRVGELVEIRSRVVFVGRTSMAVVAQVYAENMSTGVRRHTNECWLTFVHLDEHGQPAAVPPLKVETAEDRHMYDLAAKRREHALASG, from the coding sequence ATGAGTTCTCCGACGGCCACACGCACGCCACGCGACTCCGAGGCGATTGTCGCCGACCTCATGATGCCGCACCAGGCCAACGGACTGAAGCAGCCGTCCGTCTTTGGCGGCATCATCATGGGCATGGTCGATCGCTGTGCCGCCCTCGCCGCGATGCGGCACTCCGGCGGGCAGGTCACGACCCTCTCGATTGATCGGATCCTGTTCAAGGAGCCCATTCGCGTAGGGGAGTTGGTCGAGATTCGGTCGCGGGTCGTTTTCGTCGGTCGGACGTCGATGGCCGTTGTCGCGCAGGTCTATGCGGAGAACATGAGCACCGGCGTGCGGCGGCACACCAACGAGTGCTGGCTCACCTTCGTGCATCTCGATGAACACGGCCAACCTGCCGCGGTGCCGCCCCTCAAGGTGGAGACGGCCGAAGACCGCCACATGTACGACCTGGCGGCGAAGCGGCGCGAGCATGCGCTGGCGAGCGGCTGA
- a CDS encoding heavy-metal-associated domain-containing protein produces the protein MITTIRLTGMRTVHCVRAVRTALMALDGVDSAEVHVGTAVLEHRESITTDAVREALSATPYGVESVTTNGRTLRVI, from the coding sequence GTGATCACCACGATCCGCCTCACGGGGATGCGCACGGTGCACTGCGTGCGCGCGGTCCGCACCGCGCTGATGGCCCTGGACGGCGTGGACAGTGCAGAGGTCCATGTAGGCACCGCGGTTCTGGAACACCGCGAGTCCATCACCACGGACGCCGTCCGGGAAGCGCTTAGTGCCACCCCGTATGGGGTGGAATCGGTGACAACGAACGGTCGCACCCTGCGCGTCATTTAA
- the rnz gene encoding ribonuclease Z — MPLIVRFLGTSASRPTVERGVTSIAVEREGETLLVDCGEGTQRQMMRYGVSFSLNDIFFSHFHADHFLGIAGLMRTLALQGRVEPLRCWGPRGAERVLQRCETLGADRLTYPLEITEVEPGAVLPRGDYEMRAVQARHRGAVAISWALVEHDRLGRFDPDTARAMGIPEGPLWGRIHKGQAITLDDGRVVEPAMLVGPTRPGRRVVITGDTRPCDETVEAAHRADLLVHESTFGDEEAARAGETGHSTAREAAGVARDAEVRRLVLTHLSARYTRDTSDLEREAREVFPVVQVARDGMEIDVPFPDAT; from the coding sequence ATGCCGCTCATCGTCCGATTCCTTGGGACCTCGGCGTCGCGTCCCACGGTCGAACGCGGCGTCACGTCCATCGCCGTCGAACGGGAGGGCGAGACCCTGCTCGTGGATTGCGGCGAGGGGACGCAGCGCCAGATGATGCGCTACGGTGTCTCGTTCTCCCTCAACGACATCTTCTTCTCGCACTTCCACGCCGACCACTTTCTGGGGATCGCGGGACTCATGCGCACCCTGGCCCTGCAGGGCCGGGTCGAGCCGCTTCGATGCTGGGGCCCCAGAGGGGCGGAACGGGTGCTACAGCGTTGCGAGACGCTCGGCGCCGATCGGCTGACCTATCCGCTCGAGATCACCGAGGTTGAGCCGGGAGCGGTGTTGCCGCGCGGCGACTACGAGATGCGCGCCGTCCAGGCCCGCCACCGGGGGGCAGTGGCGATCAGCTGGGCCTTGGTCGAGCACGATCGTCTGGGGCGCTTCGACCCCGACACCGCACGCGCGATGGGCATTCCAGAGGGGCCACTCTGGGGGCGTATCCACAAGGGGCAAGCCATCACGCTCGATGACGGACGCGTGGTCGAGCCCGCCATGCTGGTTGGTCCCACGCGGCCGGGGCGACGGGTGGTGATTACAGGCGATACCCGGCCTTGCGACGAGACCGTTGAGGCCGCCCATCGAGCGGACCTGCTGGTCCATGAGTCCACCTTCGGAGACGAAGAAGCGGCTCGAGCAGGGGAAACCGGGCATAGCACGGCCCGGGAAGCGGCCGGTGTCGCACGCGACGCCGAGGTCCGTCGCCTGGTCTTGACGCACCTCTCCGCGCGGTACACGCGGGACACCTCCGACCTCGAACGGGAGGCGCGTGAAGTGTTCCCGGTGGTTCAGGTCGCGCGCGACGGCATGGAGATCGACGTTCCGTTCCCGGACGCGACGTAG
- the fdhF gene encoding formate dehydrogenase subunit alpha produces MPQLSIDGIATSAPDGATILDAARALAIDVPTLCWYPKLPTVGNCRICLVSVAGNPKLVPACATPVAEGMVVTTESLGAIRNRQGVLSMLLERYPVDEIPAGGYRNEFEQLVRRYDVPTTRSHDLPLRTGDERDGDPIIQHDMSTCILCTRCVRACEDIQVVGVLDVAHRGDHAQIIVGADGNPEHAGCTWCGECVRVCPTGAIHDIIPMAIRAAGGEMVDRSRSKDMPEPDRTVRSVCPYCAVGCQIDLQVRDEQVVHVRSPWIEENTPNQGSTCVKGRFGTDFIQHRDRLTTPLMRRGWSKQDGRWVFDPSAHEAAGWGRRGGPWGWIQDEGRTKKRAPKTNPFNRAPTGMDSLGDPRDRVATPASWYEPFREATWEEVMELTAQELTRLRDVRGPKSLAVFQSAKCSNEENYLLQRMFRGGLGTNNVDHCTRLCHSSSVSAMQRAMSTSAASGSMREVEHEADVIFILGANTTESHPVFGAAIKRAIKRGATLIVCDPRRIELASRAHIHLQALPGTDVAVLNGMLHHILALGLEDADFIARRTHKFDAVREAVRPYTPERASHISGIPADLIRRAAEAYARGPRSCTLWAMGLTQHHTGTDIVTSLLNLLLATGMIGRWGAAMIPIRGQNNVQGASDVGAIPMFYTDYQSVTNPDVRHLFASTWGVPDERIPLEAGLKVTQIVDESSPVKGMYIMGENPIISDPEVAHAEHWFRDLEFLAVQDLFLTETARYADVVLPGSSFAEKDGTFVNTERRIQLSKKAVNPPGNARPDLDIIIELSNRIGLPTPFTNAAQVMDEIARVTPNWRGVSHARLDGNGGLQYPVNDHQHMGTDFLFADAFPTKDGKATFHPVEFLPPAELPDEEFPYLLNTGRQMYHWHTGTMTRRSFALDARESTPIVELNPADAAEMGVADGETVQVASRRGTILISVRLSERVARKQVFIPMHYREAAANLLTNPALDPYAHIPEFKVCAVSVAPVAAPVAGD; encoded by the coding sequence ATGCCTCAGCTCTCCATCGACGGAATCGCGACATCTGCCCCGGACGGCGCCACGATCCTCGACGCCGCCCGGGCCCTCGCGATCGACGTCCCGACGCTGTGTTGGTACCCGAAGCTCCCCACGGTCGGGAACTGCCGCATTTGCCTGGTGAGCGTCGCCGGGAATCCGAAATTGGTCCCAGCGTGCGCGACCCCGGTGGCCGAGGGGATGGTGGTGACAACCGAGTCGCTCGGCGCCATCCGGAACCGGCAGGGGGTGTTGTCGATGCTGCTGGAGCGATACCCGGTCGACGAGATCCCGGCTGGCGGGTATCGCAACGAGTTCGAGCAGCTGGTGCGGCGGTATGACGTGCCGACCACGCGGTCCCACGACCTTCCGCTGCGCACCGGCGACGAGCGCGACGGCGACCCGATCATCCAGCACGACATGTCCACCTGCATCCTCTGCACGCGCTGCGTGCGGGCGTGTGAGGACATCCAGGTGGTCGGGGTGCTGGACGTGGCGCACCGCGGCGACCATGCGCAGATCATCGTTGGGGCGGACGGCAATCCCGAGCACGCCGGATGCACCTGGTGTGGCGAGTGTGTGCGCGTCTGCCCCACGGGCGCCATCCACGACATCATCCCGATGGCGATTCGCGCGGCGGGTGGGGAGATGGTGGACCGCTCCCGCTCGAAGGACATGCCGGAGCCGGATCGCACGGTCCGCTCGGTCTGTCCGTACTGCGCGGTGGGCTGCCAGATCGACCTCCAGGTCCGCGACGAACAGGTGGTGCACGTGCGTTCGCCGTGGATCGAGGAGAACACCCCAAATCAGGGCAGCACCTGTGTGAAGGGTCGCTTCGGCACCGACTTCATCCAGCATCGCGATCGCCTGACGACCCCACTCATGCGTCGCGGCTGGTCGAAGCAAGACGGCCGTTGGGTCTTCGATCCATCGGCCCATGAGGCCGCGGGGTGGGGTCGCCGCGGCGGACCGTGGGGATGGATCCAGGACGAGGGCCGCACGAAGAAACGCGCACCGAAGACCAATCCCTTCAATCGCGCGCCAACCGGGATGGACTCGCTTGGCGACCCGCGCGACCGCGTGGCGACGCCAGCGTCATGGTACGAACCCTTCCGCGAAGCGACGTGGGAGGAGGTGATGGAGCTGACGGCCCAGGAACTCACGCGCCTGCGCGACGTCCGCGGCCCGAAGTCCCTCGCCGTGTTCCAGTCCGCCAAGTGTTCCAACGAGGAGAATTACCTCCTGCAGCGGATGTTCCGCGGGGGGCTCGGCACGAACAACGTCGACCATTGCACGCGCCTCTGCCACTCGTCGTCCGTGAGTGCCATGCAGCGGGCGATGAGCACGAGCGCCGCGTCGGGCTCGATGCGCGAGGTCGAGCACGAGGCGGACGTCATCTTCATCCTCGGCGCGAACACGACCGAGTCGCACCCGGTCTTTGGCGCGGCGATCAAGCGCGCCATCAAGCGGGGAGCCACCTTGATCGTCTGCGACCCGCGGCGCATCGAACTCGCGTCGCGCGCGCACATCCACCTGCAGGCCCTGCCCGGCACCGACGTCGCCGTGCTCAACGGGATGTTGCATCACATCCTGGCCCTGGGGCTCGAGGACGCGGACTTCATCGCGCGTCGCACCCACAAGTTCGACGCCGTCCGCGAGGCGGTGCGTCCCTACACGCCGGAGCGCGCCTCACACATCTCGGGGATCCCGGCCGACCTGATCCGGCGTGCGGCCGAAGCCTACGCCCGCGGTCCGCGGTCGTGCACGCTCTGGGCAATGGGACTCACCCAGCATCACACGGGCACCGACATCGTCACCTCGCTCCTGAACCTGCTGCTCGCGACCGGGATGATCGGGCGCTGGGGTGCCGCGATGATCCCGATTCGGGGTCAGAACAACGTGCAGGGGGCGAGCGACGTCGGGGCCATCCCGATGTTCTATACGGACTACCAGTCGGTGACGAATCCCGACGTGCGGCACCTGTTTGCGTCCACCTGGGGGGTGCCTGACGAGCGCATTCCGCTCGAGGCCGGGCTCAAGGTCACGCAGATCGTCGACGAGTCATCCCCGGTGAAAGGGATGTACATCATGGGCGAGAACCCGATCATCTCGGATCCCGAGGTCGCCCATGCCGAGCATTGGTTCCGCGACCTGGAGTTCCTCGCGGTGCAGGATCTTTTCCTCACCGAGACGGCGCGCTACGCGGACGTGGTGCTGCCGGGGTCGTCGTTCGCCGAGAAGGACGGCACCTTCGTCAACACCGAGCGCCGCATTCAGCTGTCCAAGAAGGCGGTGAACCCGCCGGGCAACGCGCGGCCCGACCTCGACATCATCATCGAGCTGTCCAATCGCATCGGCCTGCCTACGCCGTTCACGAACGCCGCCCAGGTGATGGACGAGATCGCGCGCGTCACGCCGAACTGGCGCGGAGTCAGCCACGCGCGACTCGACGGCAACGGGGGGCTACAGTACCCGGTGAATGACCACCAGCACATGGGGACGGATTTCCTGTTCGCGGATGCATTCCCGACGAAGGACGGGAAGGCGACGTTCCATCCCGTGGAGTTCCTCCCGCCGGCCGAGCTCCCGGACGAGGAGTTCCCCTACCTGCTGAATACCGGGCGCCAGATGTACCACTGGCACACGGGCACGATGACGCGTCGCTCGTTTGCCCTGGACGCAAGGGAATCGACGCCGATCGTCGAGCTGAATCCGGCCGACGCGGCAGAAATGGGCGTCGCCGATGGGGAAACGGTCCAGGTCGCCTCGCGCCGTGGGACGATCCTGATTTCCGTCCGCCTGTCGGAACGTGTGGCCCGCAAGCAGGTATTCATCCCCATGCACTATCGCGAAGCGGCCGCGAACCTGTTGACCAACCCGGCGCTGGATCCGTATGCGCACATTCCGGAGTTCAAGGTGTGCGCCGTCTCGGTGGCCCCGGTGGCGGCGCCGGTTGCCGGCGACTAG
- a CDS encoding NAD(P)-dependent oxidoreductase, with amino-acid sequence MKVSFLGLGAIGTPMARHVAAKGDLTIWNRTAKTAAAFAETERCVVAPTPRDAGAASPVVITCLPTSREVESTLDGPEGLLAGMVTGSLLVDCTSGDPASSRRIAARLAERGIAFLDAPVSGGVIGAVNGALTVMCGGDEETFARALPALQMFGKKIVLVGPVGAGHALKAVNNAWLATHIWAAAEGLAALAKAGVKPSVALDVINASSGRSNTSENLVPQRVVTGAFPRTFKLALLEKDVAIAAEFMREQRIPSAVTQQVAELFRVARDMLGEEADHVEAVQLIERWSGVEIRG; translated from the coding sequence ATGAAGGTTTCGTTTCTCGGTCTCGGCGCCATTGGTACTCCCATGGCGCGACACGTCGCTGCCAAGGGTGACCTGACCATCTGGAATCGCACCGCAAAGACCGCGGCGGCATTCGCTGAGACGGAACGCTGCGTGGTGGCGCCAACGCCGCGAGACGCTGGCGCCGCGTCGCCCGTGGTCATCACCTGTCTCCCCACGAGCCGCGAGGTGGAGTCTACCCTCGACGGCCCGGAGGGGCTGCTCGCCGGGATGGTGACTGGCTCGCTCCTGGTGGACTGTACCTCCGGGGACCCGGCGTCGTCGCGACGGATCGCGGCCCGCCTGGCCGAGCGCGGCATCGCCTTCCTGGACGCCCCGGTGAGCGGCGGCGTGATTGGGGCCGTCAATGGAGCCCTCACCGTGATGTGCGGCGGAGACGAGGAAACATTCGCGCGTGCCCTCCCAGCGCTGCAGATGTTCGGGAAGAAGATCGTGCTGGTGGGGCCGGTTGGCGCCGGGCACGCACTGAAGGCCGTCAACAACGCCTGGCTTGCCACCCATATCTGGGCCGCCGCCGAGGGACTCGCTGCGCTGGCGAAGGCTGGGGTCAAGCCGAGCGTGGCGCTCGACGTGATCAACGCCTCCAGCGGGAGGTCGAATACCTCGGAGAACCTGGTGCCGCAGCGCGTGGTGACCGGCGCCTTCCCGCGAACGTTCAAGCTGGCCCTGCTCGAGAAGGACGTGGCGATTGCCGCCGAGTTCATGCGAGAGCAGCGCATCCCGTCCGCGGTAACCCAGCAGGTGGCGGAGCTGTTCCGGGTCGCACGCGACATGTTGGGCGAGGAGGCGGATCACGTGGAGGCCGTGCAGCTCATCGAACGTTGGAGCGGCGTGGAGATCCGGGGTTGA